A stretch of Capsicum annuum cultivar UCD-10X-F1 unplaced genomic scaffold, UCD10Xv1.1 ctg995, whole genome shotgun sequence DNA encodes these proteins:
- the LOC107872021 gene encoding acanthoscurrin-2-like has translation MAVGGGVGMGGGGVGMGGIGGGIGDGIGGLVVVLMELVVVVVTISGGVGGHCCGIGGVGDFVVGIGSINVGFSGGGGGGLVVVVLLVVSVLVVFVVADGCGVGGIGCGVVGVDVSIVGGDGIGGICDRVYGCGGCPSVATS, from the exons ATGGCAGTTGGCGGTGGTGTTGGTATGGGTGGAGGTGGTGTTGGTATGGGAGGCATTGGAGGTGGTATTGGTGATGGTATTGGTGGTTTAGTGGTGGTGTTGATggaattggtggtggtggtggtgactATTAGTGGTGGTGTAGGGGGTCATTgttgtggtattggtggtgttggtgattttgttgttggtattggtagCATTAATGTTGGttttagtggtggtggtggtggtggtttagtggtggtggtg tTATTGGTGGTTTCAGTGTTagtggtatttgtggtggctgATGGATgtggtgttggtggcattggttgtggtgttgttggtgtcGATGTTAGTATTGTTGGTGGTGACggtattggtggtatttgtgATCGTGTTTATGGTTGTGGTggttgtccatctgttgcaacaagttga